From one Ferrovibrio sp. MS7 genomic stretch:
- a CDS encoding peptidoglycan D,D-transpeptidase FtsI family protein, whose protein sequence is MALFRRTPKPRPPCTPADIPGRPALVKLEGETKQALETGRSRLVIGIALFSLLFCVLAGRLVWLTAIKGVSEPAVARGSNLELLAKTVLMERQPVVDRNGQMLATNLKTASLFADPRKIINPDQAAVRLAQTLPEFTVADLQNKLAPGKSFVWIKRNLTPRQQYEVNRLGIPGLYFHTEQKRVYPQGNLAVHVLGYTDIDGKGIAGIEQYFDDSLRDPARTGDPLELSIDIRVQHIVRDELSKAVQFFEAIGGGAIVLDIHTGEIVSLVSLPDFDPLNPGEASKDARFNRITLGVYEMGSTMKTLNTAMALDYGTVKLSGGYDATNPIQISRFQIRDDHPKRRWLSVPEIYMYSSNIGSAKMAVDVGPNLQREFMGKIGMLNKVALELPEIGAPLIPRNWKTVETMTIAFGHGLSVTPLQLATATAAMINGGVLHPPTLVKRPPGLPVPGRQVIKPEVSDVMRKLMLLVVEEGTGKKADVEGYLVGGKTGTSEKIGARGGYNRKALFNTFVAGFPMHKPRYLVQVMIDEPKPQKGTYGFATAGWTSAPTAGRIISRIAPLLGVPPVDENAPDLKQAMYVPVTGVRTQEKKIASQ, encoded by the coding sequence ATGGCACTGTTCCGCCGCACCCCGAAGCCGCGCCCGCCCTGCACGCCCGCCGATATTCCCGGCCGTCCGGCCCTGGTGAAGCTGGAAGGCGAGACCAAGCAGGCGCTGGAAACCGGCCGCTCGCGCCTGGTCATCGGCATCGCGCTGTTCTCGCTGCTGTTCTGCGTCCTGGCAGGTCGCCTGGTGTGGCTCACCGCGATCAAGGGCGTGTCGGAACCCGCCGTGGCGCGCGGCAGCAATCTGGAATTGCTGGCCAAGACCGTGCTGATGGAGCGTCAGCCGGTGGTGGATCGCAACGGCCAGATGCTGGCGACCAACCTCAAGACCGCCTCGCTGTTCGCCGATCCGCGCAAGATCATCAATCCGGATCAGGCGGCGGTGCGGCTGGCCCAGACCCTGCCGGAATTCACCGTTGCCGACCTGCAGAACAAGCTGGCGCCGGGCAAGAGCTTCGTGTGGATCAAGCGCAACCTGACGCCGCGCCAGCAATATGAAGTGAACCGCCTCGGCATTCCGGGCCTGTATTTCCACACCGAGCAGAAGCGCGTCTATCCGCAGGGCAATCTGGCGGTGCATGTGCTCGGCTATACCGATATCGACGGCAAGGGCATTGCCGGCATCGAGCAGTATTTCGACGACAGCCTGCGCGATCCCGCCCGCACCGGCGACCCACTGGAACTCAGCATCGACATCCGTGTGCAGCATATCGTGCGCGACGAACTCTCCAAGGCGGTGCAGTTCTTCGAAGCCATCGGCGGCGGCGCCATCGTGCTCGATATTCATACCGGCGAGATCGTGTCGCTGGTCAGCCTGCCGGATTTCGACCCGCTCAATCCGGGCGAAGCCTCCAAGGATGCGCGCTTCAACCGCATCACGCTTGGCGTCTACGAAATGGGCTCGACCATGAAGACGCTGAATACCGCCATGGCGCTGGATTATGGCACGGTGAAGCTCTCGGGCGGCTATGACGCTACCAACCCGATCCAGATTTCCCGCTTCCAGATTCGCGACGATCATCCGAAGCGCCGCTGGCTCAGCGTGCCGGAAATCTACATGTATTCCTCCAACATCGGTTCGGCCAAGATGGCCGTCGATGTCGGCCCGAATTTGCAGCGCGAATTCATGGGCAAGATCGGCATGCTGAACAAGGTGGCGCTGGAACTGCCCGAAATCGGCGCGCCGCTGATCCCGCGCAACTGGAAGACCGTCGAAACCATGACCATTGCCTTCGGCCATGGCCTGTCGGTGACGCCGCTGCAACTCGCTACCGCTACCGCCGCGATGATCAATGGCGGCGTGCTGCATCCGCCCACTCTGGTGAAGCGTCCGCCGGGCCTGCCGGTGCCGGGCCGCCAGGTGATCAAGCCGGAAGTATCGGACGTGATGCGCAAGCTGATGCTGCTGGTGGTGGAAGAGGGCACCGGCAAGAAGGCCGATGTGGAAGGCTATCTCGTCGGCGGCAAGACCGGCACCTCGGAAAAGATCGGTGCGCGCGGCGGCTATAATCGCAAGGCGCTGTTCAACACCTTCGTCGCCGGCTTCCCGATGCATAAGCCGCGCTACCTCGTGCAGGTGATGATCGACGAGCCGAAGCCGCAGAAGGGCACCTATGGTTTTGCCACGGCCGGCTGGACTTCGGCGCCGACGGCTGGGCGCATCATTTCGCGCATCGCGCCGCTGCTCGGCGTGCCGCCGGTGGACGAGAATGCACCGGACCTCAAGCAAGCCATGTATGTGCCGGTGACCGGCGTGCGGACGCAGGAGAAGAAAATTGCGTCTCAATGA
- the rsmH gene encoding 16S rRNA (cytosine(1402)-N(4))-methyltransferase RsmH — protein MASGFGHDPAAKAMHLPVLCAEVVAALAPRDGEVFVDGTFGAGGYSGALLAAADCKVYGIDRDPTVEMHAARVGAAHPGRFRLLRGRFGAMAELLADEGIDGVDGVTLDIGVSSMQLDQAERGFSFQQDGPLDMRMDASSGESAADVVNSRDEAELADIIYLYGEEHRSRAIARAIVKARAEAPITRTLQLAAIVARVVRGKPGHHPATRTFQALRIHVNDELGELRRGLLAAERLLKPDGRLAVVSFHSLEDRVVKQFLDRRAGKGGGTSRHLPENPAAVRAPSFAPIHKGAITAGEQEAEANPRARSAKLRAARRTDAAAWPADDMQEAA, from the coding sequence ATGGCCTCTGGCTTCGGCCATGATCCTGCCGCAAAGGCCATGCATCTTCCCGTTCTCTGCGCGGAAGTTGTTGCAGCCTTGGCGCCGCGCGATGGCGAGGTTTTCGTGGATGGTACGTTTGGTGCCGGGGGGTATTCCGGCGCGTTGTTGGCGGCGGCGGATTGCAAGGTCTATGGCATCGACCGCGATCCCACCGTGGAGATGCATGCCGCGCGGGTTGGTGCGGCGCATCCGGGCCGCTTCCGCCTGCTGCGCGGCCGTTTCGGCGCCATGGCGGAATTGCTGGCCGATGAGGGCATCGATGGTGTCGATGGCGTGACGCTGGATATCGGCGTTTCCTCGATGCAGCTCGACCAGGCTGAGCGCGGCTTTTCCTTCCAGCAGGATGGCCCGCTGGACATGCGCATGGATGCCTCAAGCGGCGAGAGCGCCGCCGATGTGGTGAACAGCCGCGACGAGGCCGAGCTGGCCGATATCATCTATCTCTATGGCGAGGAGCATCGCTCGCGCGCCATCGCCCGCGCCATCGTCAAGGCGCGTGCCGAGGCCCCGATCACCCGCACGCTGCAACTCGCCGCCATCGTTGCCCGCGTGGTACGCGGCAAGCCCGGCCATCATCCGGCCACCCGCACCTTCCAGGCGTTGCGCATCCATGTGAATGACGAACTGGGCGAACTGCGCCGTGGCCTGCTGGCGGCAGAACGCCTGCTCAAGCCCGATGGCCGCCTCGCCGTGGTGTCGTTCCATTCGCTGGAAGACCGCGTAGTGAAGCAGTTTCTCGACCGCCGCGCCGGCAAGGGCGGCGGCACCTCGCGCCATCTGCCGGAAAATCCCGCCGCCGTCCGCGCGCCGTCCTTCGCCCCGATCCACAAGGGCGCGATCACGGCAGGCGAACAGGAAGCGGAAGCCAATCCGCGTGCCCGCTCGGCCAAGCTGCGCGCCGCCCGCCGCACCGACGCCGCCGCCTGGCCGGCCGACGACATGCAGGAGGCCGCATGA
- a CDS encoding UDP-N-acetylmuramoylalanyl-D-glutamyl-2,6-diaminopimelate--D-alanyl-D-alanine ligase, whose protein sequence is MEPFSLWTSDEVALAVKGRAETRWSASGISIDSRSVAFGDLFVALKGPNFDGHGFVADALAKGASAAIVDRIPEGLPPGANLVLVRDTFQALNDLGAAARQRCGARVVGVTGSVGKTSTKEMLRQILAAQAPTHASLGNLNNHWGVPLTLARMPVDSHYAVIEMGMNHADEIRPLSKLARPHVAVITTVEAVHLEFFDSVAGIADAKAEIVEGLEPGGIAVLNRDNPYYDRLAAAAVKHGAEIVSFGEHAEAQSRLIKYAAHPNCSCVAAEVLGQAITYKIGAPGRHWVLNSLAVLAAAQVLGADLAQAGLTLASIAAPKGRGERHLRDWRDGQIEIIDDSYNASPASMRAAFTVLAMAKPLSPRGRRIAVLGDMLELGAEAQAAHIGLAEPLQESGIDLVFTAGPMMQGLHEALPAKLRGVHAANSQDLIDGLRGAIRAGDVLLVKGSLGSRMGRVVENLLTAAPAPRAASGW, encoded by the coding sequence ATGGAACCTTTCTCCCTCTGGACTTCCGATGAAGTGGCGCTTGCCGTGAAGGGCCGCGCCGAAACCCGCTGGTCGGCATCGGGCATTTCCATCGACAGCCGCAGCGTTGCCTTCGGCGATCTCTTCGTGGCGCTGAAGGGCCCGAATTTCGATGGCCATGGCTTCGTTGCCGATGCGCTGGCCAAGGGTGCCTCCGCCGCCATCGTCGACCGTATCCCGGAAGGCCTGCCGCCGGGCGCCAACCTGGTGCTGGTGCGCGATACCTTCCAGGCGCTGAACGATCTCGGTGCGGCCGCGCGGCAGCGCTGCGGCGCCCGCGTCGTTGGTGTCACCGGGAGTGTCGGCAAGACCTCGACCAAGGAAATGCTGCGCCAGATTCTCGCGGCACAGGCCCCGACCCATGCCTCGCTCGGCAATCTCAACAATCATTGGGGTGTGCCGCTCACCTTGGCGCGCATGCCGGTGGATAGCCACTATGCCGTGATCGAGATGGGCATGAACCATGCCGACGAGATCCGCCCGCTCTCGAAGCTGGCACGGCCACATGTGGCGGTGATTACCACCGTGGAAGCGGTGCATCTGGAATTCTTCGATAGCGTCGCCGGCATTGCCGATGCCAAGGCGGAGATCGTGGAAGGGCTGGAGCCCGGCGGCATCGCCGTGCTGAACCGCGACAATCCCTATTATGACCGCCTGGCCGCTGCCGCTGTGAAGCATGGCGCGGAGATCGTCAGCTTCGGCGAGCATGCGGAAGCGCAGTCGCGCCTGATCAAGTATGCCGCGCATCCGAATTGCTCCTGCGTGGCGGCGGAAGTGCTGGGCCAGGCGATCACCTACAAGATCGGTGCGCCAGGCCGCCACTGGGTGCTGAATTCCCTGGCCGTGCTGGCCGCCGCGCAGGTGCTGGGCGCCGATCTGGCCCAGGCCGGCCTGACGCTGGCCAGCATCGCTGCACCGAAGGGCCGGGGCGAACGCCATCTGCGCGACTGGCGCGATGGCCAGATCGAAATCATCGACGACAGCTACAACGCCAGCCCTGCCAGCATGCGCGCCGCCTTCACCGTGTTGGCGATGGCCAAGCCGTTATCGCCGCGCGGCCGCCGCATCGCGGTGCTGGGCGACATGCTGGAACTCGGAGCCGAGGCGCAGGCCGCACATATCGGCTTGGCCGAACCGCTGCAGGAAAGCGGCATCGACCTGGTGTTCACGGCAGGGCCGATGATGCAGGGCCTGCATGAGGCGCTGCCGGCCAAGCTGCGCGGCGTGCATGCCGCCAATTCGCAAGACCTGATCGACGGCTTGCGCGGCGCCATCCGCGCCGGCGATGTGCTGCTGGTGAAAGGATCGCTCGGCAGCCGCATGGGCCGGGTGGTGGAGAATCTGTTGACGGCTGCGCCGGCGCCCCGCGCCGCGAGTGGCTGGTAA
- a CDS encoding UDP-N-acetylmuramoyl-L-alanyl-D-glutamate--2,6-diaminopimelate ligase, which yields MRLNELCTDLRLDPRIAGLDIVGLTADSRAVRPGFLFAALQGSAMDGRRFIPDAAEKGAVAVLSDSVDPAYAERVAFIADANPRRRLALMAAAFFGAQPKAIVAVTGTSGKTSVANFAQQLWTIMGERAASLGTLGLIAPGVFEKVPNTTPDPVELHRLLHRAAEAGCTHLALEASSHGLDQFRLDGVSIRAAAFTNLSRDHMDYHPTVEHYFAAKLRLFSELLPVDGVAVIDMDSEHGARVAEIAAARGQRLIRYGRRGEELRLIASQPHAGGLRFRFAAFGAEHEIDCPLIGGFQAGNLLAALGLVIGAGADTAKAIAALAGIQGVPGRMQLAATRKNGAAVFVDYAHKPDALETALKAARPHAAARLVVVFGCGGDRDKGKRPLMGEIAARLADRVYVTDDNPRSEEPAAIRAAILAACPGAIEIGDRHAAIRAAVAELRAGDLLLLAGKGHEQGQIVGKETRPFDDAGEAREAVSAADAGFSSGIEP from the coding sequence TTGCGTCTCAATGAGCTTTGCACCGACCTGCGGCTAGATCCGCGGATCGCGGGGCTCGACATCGTCGGCCTCACTGCCGATAGCCGCGCCGTGCGTCCGGGCTTCCTGTTCGCGGCATTGCAGGGCAGTGCCATGGATGGCCGCCGCTTCATTCCCGATGCCGCCGAGAAAGGCGCCGTGGCGGTGTTGAGCGACAGCGTCGATCCGGCTTATGCCGAGCGTGTTGCTTTTATTGCCGATGCCAACCCGCGCCGCCGCCTGGCGCTGATGGCCGCCGCCTTCTTCGGCGCGCAGCCGAAAGCCATCGTTGCCGTCACCGGCACCAGCGGCAAGACCTCGGTGGCGAATTTCGCCCAGCAGCTCTGGACCATCATGGGCGAGCGTGCCGCCAGCCTCGGCACGCTGGGCCTGATCGCCCCGGGCGTGTTTGAAAAAGTGCCGAACACCACGCCGGATCCGGTGGAACTGCACCGCCTGTTGCATCGCGCCGCTGAAGCCGGCTGCACCCATCTGGCGCTCGAAGCCTCCAGCCACGGCCTGGACCAGTTCCGCCTCGATGGCGTGAGCATCCGCGCCGCCGCCTTCACCAATCTCAGCCGCGACCATATGGACTACCATCCGACGGTCGAGCATTACTTCGCCGCCAAGCTGCGGCTGTTCAGCGAGTTGCTGCCCGTCGATGGCGTGGCGGTGATCGACATGGACAGCGAGCATGGTGCCCGTGTTGCCGAGATTGCCGCGGCGCGCGGCCAGCGCCTGATCCGCTATGGCCGGAGGGGCGAGGAGCTGCGGCTGATCGCCAGCCAGCCGCATGCCGGGGGCCTGCGTTTCCGCTTTGCTGCTTTCGGTGCCGAACATGAAATCGATTGCCCGCTGATCGGCGGCTTCCAGGCCGGCAACCTGCTGGCCGCGCTGGGCCTGGTGATCGGCGCCGGTGCCGATACTGCCAAGGCAATTGCCGCGCTGGCGGGGATTCAAGGCGTGCCGGGCCGCATGCAGCTTGCCGCCACGCGCAAGAACGGCGCTGCCGTGTTCGTCGATTACGCCCACAAGCCCGATGCGCTGGAAACCGCGCTCAAGGCCGCGCGCCCGCATGCCGCTGCCCGCCTGGTGGTGGTGTTCGGTTGCGGCGGCGACCGCGACAAGGGCAAGCGCCCGCTGATGGGTGAGATCGCCGCGCGGCTGGCCGACCGTGTTTATGTCACCGACGACAATCCGCGCAGCGAGGAGCCGGCCGCGATCCGTGCTGCCATTCTCGCCGCCTGCCCGGGCGCCATCGAGATCGGCGACCGCCATGCGGCGATCCGCGCGGCGGTGGCTGAACTGCGTGCTGGTGATCTGCTGCTGCTGGCCGGCAAGGGCCATGAGCAGGGCCAGATCGTGGGTAAGGAAACCCGTCCCTTCGATGATGCAGGAGAAGCCCGCGAAGCCGTGTCTGCGGCTGACGCAGGGTTTTCTTCGGGCATCGAACCATAA
- the mraY gene encoding phospho-N-acetylmuramoyl-pentapeptide-transferase, translating into MLYHLLYPLADEFTPFNLFRYITFRTGGAIMTAMVLSFVIGEPLINWLRAKQGKGQPIRDDGPESHLLTKRGTPTMGGFLILIGMGTGTLLWADLTNRYVWAVLIVTFGFGLIGFADDYLKVTKQNPKGVPGKLKLLATIVISAAVAYWIGAIMPAPLNGSLAVPFFKDVLVNLGWFMLPFAVFVIVGASNAVNLTDGLDGLAIVPVMIAAASFGLISYLVGNTVFANYLQIHYVPGSGELAVLCGALVGAGIGFLWFNAPPAMVFMGDTGSLSLGGALGTISVITKHELVLAIIGGLFVLETVSVMVQVASFKLTGKRVFRMAPLHHHFEKKGWKEPTVVIRFWIISVILALAGLATLKLR; encoded by the coding sequence ATGCTGTATCATCTGCTCTACCCGTTGGCGGACGAATTCACCCCGTTCAACCTGTTCCGCTACATCACCTTCCGCACCGGCGGCGCCATCATGACCGCCATGGTGCTGAGTTTCGTGATCGGCGAGCCGCTGATCAACTGGCTGCGCGCCAAGCAGGGCAAGGGCCAGCCGATCCGCGATGACGGCCCGGAAAGCCACCTGCTGACCAAGCGCGGCACGCCGACCATGGGCGGCTTCCTGATCCTGATCGGCATGGGCACCGGCACGCTGCTGTGGGCCGACCTGACCAACCGCTATGTCTGGGCGGTGCTGATCGTCACCTTCGGCTTCGGCCTGATCGGCTTTGCCGACGACTATCTCAAGGTGACGAAGCAGAACCCCAAGGGCGTGCCGGGCAAGCTCAAGCTGCTGGCCACCATCGTCATCAGCGCCGCCGTGGCCTACTGGATCGGCGCCATCATGCCAGCCCCGCTGAATGGCAGCCTGGCGGTGCCGTTCTTCAAGGATGTGCTGGTCAATCTCGGCTGGTTCATGCTGCCCTTCGCGGTGTTCGTCATCGTCGGCGCCTCCAATGCGGTCAACCTCACCGATGGTCTCGATGGCCTCGCTATCGTGCCGGTGATGATCGCGGCGGCGAGCTTCGGCCTGATCTCGTATTTGGTTGGCAACACCGTATTCGCCAATTACCTGCAGATCCATTATGTGCCGGGCTCGGGCGAATTGGCCGTGCTGTGCGGCGCGCTGGTGGGTGCCGGCATCGGCTTCCTGTGGTTCAACGCCCCGCCGGCCATGGTGTTCATGGGCGATACCGGCTCGCTCAGCCTCGGCGGCGCGCTCGGCACCATTAGCGTCATCACCAAGCATGAACTAGTGCTGGCGATTATCGGCGGCCTGTTCGTGCTCGAAACCGTGTCGGTGATGGTGCAGGTGGCTTCCTTCAAGCTCACCGGCAAGCGCGTTTTCCGCATGGCGCCGCTGCATCACCATTTCGAGAAGAAGGGCTGGAAAGAGCCGACCGTGGTGATCCGCTTCTGGATCATCTCGGTGATCCTGGCGCTTGCCGGCCTTGCCACCCTGAAGCTGCGGTGA
- the murD gene encoding UDP-N-acetylmuramoyl-L-alanine--D-glutamate ligase, protein MIALRHSKGSTHAVFGLARSGLATARALVAGGAEVRLWDDNEASRLAAEQAGFKTLPLNDATLAGCAALVLAPGVPLTHPVPHDCVAAAKRVGVPVIGDVELLLRELSPVVFGITGTNGKSTTTALLGHVLKAAGRSIAIGGNIGVPVLDLERLGDDGAYLLEMSSFQIDLTPGWQARIAVLLNITPDHLDRHGTMENYAAIKARIFQGQAAGDTAVIGIDDDYCHAIYADLVNEQSGRAICAISAEQILEDGISAVNGVLYEQGVKVAELSRFPALPGRHNGQNIAAVFAAARAAGLEAEAILSAIETFPGLKHRLQQVGSIDGIACINDSKATNAEAAEKALACFETIYWIAGGKAKEGGIGSLKPLFPRIRHAFLIGHAANDFAATLGRDVPHTLSGSLEPAIDQALALARREKLKNAVLLLSPACASYDQFKSFEHRGDEFIRLIQERQAKGAAA, encoded by the coding sequence ATGATCGCACTCCGGCATAGCAAAGGCAGCACCCACGCCGTGTTCGGCCTCGCGCGCAGCGGGTTGGCCACGGCGCGCGCGCTTGTTGCCGGCGGTGCCGAGGTGCGGCTGTGGGATGATAACGAGGCCTCGCGCCTTGCCGCCGAACAGGCCGGCTTCAAGACGTTGCCGCTGAACGACGCGACGCTCGCCGGCTGCGCCGCCCTGGTGTTGGCGCCAGGTGTACCGCTCACCCATCCGGTGCCGCACGATTGCGTTGCCGCAGCAAAGCGCGTCGGCGTACCGGTGATCGGCGATGTCGAGCTGCTGCTGCGCGAACTGAGCCCCGTGGTCTTCGGCATTACCGGCACCAACGGCAAATCCACCACCACGGCCTTGCTCGGCCATGTGCTCAAGGCTGCCGGCCGCAGCATCGCCATCGGCGGCAATATCGGTGTGCCGGTGCTGGACCTCGAACGCCTGGGTGATGACGGCGCCTACCTGCTGGAGATGTCGTCGTTCCAGATCGACCTGACGCCGGGCTGGCAGGCGCGCATCGCCGTGCTGCTCAACATCACGCCGGATCATCTCGACCGTCACGGCACGATGGAGAATTACGCCGCCATCAAGGCACGCATCTTCCAGGGGCAGGCGGCAGGCGATACCGCAGTGATCGGTATCGACGACGATTACTGCCATGCCATCTACGCCGACCTGGTCAATGAACAATCCGGCCGCGCCATCTGCGCCATTTCCGCCGAGCAGATCCTGGAAGATGGCATTTCGGCGGTGAATGGCGTGCTCTACGAACAGGGCGTGAAAGTCGCCGAGCTGTCGCGCTTCCCGGCTTTGCCCGGCAGGCATAACGGCCAGAATATCGCCGCCGTGTTCGCCGCCGCGCGTGCCGCCGGGCTGGAAGCCGAAGCGATCCTCTCGGCGATCGAGACTTTCCCCGGCCTCAAGCACCGCCTGCAGCAGGTCGGCAGCATCGATGGCATCGCCTGCATCAATGATTCCAAGGCGACCAACGCGGAAGCCGCCGAGAAGGCGCTGGCCTGCTTCGAAACGATCTACTGGATTGCCGGTGGCAAGGCCAAGGAAGGCGGTATCGGCTCCTTGAAGCCGCTTTTCCCGCGTATCCGCCATGCCTTCCTGATCGGCCATGCCGCCAACGATTTCGCCGCCACGCTGGGCCGCGATGTGCCGCATACGCTCAGCGGCAGCCTGGAGCCGGCTATCGACCAGGCGCTTGCCCTGGCGCGGCGCGAGAAGCTGAAAAATGCCGTGCTGCTGCTGTCGCCGGCCTGCGCTTCCTATGACCAGTTCAAGAGCTTCGAGCATCGTGGCGATGAATTCATCCGCCTGATTCAGGAACGCCAGGCCAAGGGGGCCGCCGCATGA
- the ftsL gene encoding cell division protein FtsL → MSRGFSFIALLLLGIVAFGLYQLSYEVQRLEDELVELNRALGQERETIGVLQAEWSYLARPEYLQDKAQRLLDMKPATARQITRIEDLPWRQERVAPPVAMPAQPAPAAVAAAPQAPVQAAPMPAQQVQVPQVQAPQAQALAVAQPVAAKQAATLDDMDGDVAAVLGAMRGSSDKPADDKKRGLR, encoded by the coding sequence ATGAGCCGCGGTTTCTCCTTCATTGCCCTGCTGCTGCTCGGCATCGTCGCCTTCGGTCTGTACCAGCTTTCCTATGAAGTGCAGCGCCTGGAAGACGAACTGGTGGAACTCAACCGCGCTTTGGGCCAGGAGCGCGAGACCATCGGCGTGCTGCAGGCCGAGTGGAGCTACCTGGCGCGTCCGGAATACCTGCAGGACAAGGCGCAGCGCCTGCTCGACATGAAGCCGGCTACCGCGCGGCAGATCACCCGCATCGAGGACCTGCCCTGGCGCCAGGAGCGCGTCGCGCCGCCGGTCGCCATGCCGGCTCAGCCGGCGCCGGCCGCCGTGGCTGCCGCGCCGCAGGCTCCAGTTCAGGCTGCTCCCATGCCGGCTCAGCAAGTCCAAGTGCCGCAAGTTCAGGCGCCGCAGGCTCAGGCGCTCGCTGTGGCGCAGCCGGTGGCGGCCAAGCAGGCGGCGACGCTTGACGATATGGATGGCGATGTGGCTGCCGTGCTCGGCGCCATGCGCGGCAGCAGCGACAAGCCGGCCGACGACAAGAAGCGGGGGCTGCGCTGA
- a CDS encoding division/cell wall cluster transcriptional repressor MraZ, translating into MPAPFRALLGRQGPEGGVYLGPDWVADATYEARALVAGGNEYLKGVHGRIAAMPEFSAERADLEDTLLASLTLAQFDGEGRIVLPQALLEHAGLAAPGEAVFVGRGRNFQLWEPKAWAERDAAAKARLKTQLKSGAIS; encoded by the coding sequence GTGCCTGCGCCGTTCCGCGCCCTGCTCGGCCGCCAGGGTCCCGAAGGCGGCGTCTATCTCGGCCCTGACTGGGTGGCTGATGCCACCTACGAAGCCCGCGCCCTGGTGGCGGGCGGCAACGAGTATCTCAAGGGCGTGCATGGCCGCATCGCCGCGATGCCGGAATTCTCCGCCGAGCGCGCCGACCTTGAAGACACCCTGCTGGCTTCCCTGACCCTGGCGCAGTTCGACGGCGAAGGCCGCATCGTGCTGCCGCAGGCTTTGCTCGAGCATGCCGGCCTAGCCGCGCCGGGCGAGGCGGTGTTCGTCGGTCGTGGCCGCAATTTCCAGCTTTGGGAGCCGAAGGCCTGGGCCGAGCGCGATGCGGCGGCCAAGGCGCGGCTCAAGACGCAGTTGAAATCGGGGGCGATATCGTGA